The Humulus lupulus chromosome 3, drHumLupu1.1, whole genome shotgun sequence genome window below encodes:
- the LOC133821922 gene encoding LEAF RUST 10 DISEASE-RESISTANCE LOCUS RECEPTOR-LIKE PROTEIN KINASE-like 1.2 isoform X1 translates to MNKKSFFHLWITTLFCNSLTESVASVTGGSKYEACRPTNCGSVPKISYPFIVEGAGADYCGLQSFRISCKQNRPFFSINKGFSFLIKDISYEHHSFRLLAIDNDAVDASCVEPKVTFDIDRNLTYSSSHAFVVIFYRCRTTSFLPDLEKIPFVSPCVDNSSISNSTATRNSLVALVQKDDMLGTIGEESNKHCEAQVAIPVELNDDVSSGQTIRTVNYAELLTNGFSLTWNGRDIDQCTECERSGGRCGFENGNSACYCPNGTTSSSCGTHSTDTGAANNSTGKPGTNSSAIKTPMEKPGNSSVVKALLIGKIIIMFIVYCV, encoded by the exons atgAACAAGAAATCATTCTTCCACCTTTGGATCACTACCCTCTTCTGCAATTCACTAACAGAGTCAGTTGCATCGGTCACAGGCGGCTCAAAATATGAAGCTTGCAGGCCAACAAACTGCGGTAGCGTTCCCAAAATAAGCTACCCCTTCATCGTCGAAGGTGCAGGAGCAGACTACTGTGGCCTCCAAAGCTTCAGAATCTCTTGTAAACAAAATAGACCATTTTTTTCGATCAACAAAGGGTTTTCTTTCCTCATAAAAGACATCAGCTACGAACACCACTCCTTTCGACTACTAGCGATCGACAACGACGCCGTTGACGCTTCTTGCGTTGAACCGAAAGTAACATTTGATATTGATCGAAATTTAACATATAGTTCAAGCCACGCCTTCGTTGTGATATTTTACAGATGCAGAACAACTTCATTTCTTCCTGATTTGGAGAAAATACCTTTCGTAAGTCCTTGTGTTGATAATTCATCAATATCGAATTCCACTGCTACTCGTAACTCCCTTGTGGCTTTGGTACAAAAGGACGATATGTTGGGAACAATTGGTGAAGAGTCGAACAAGCACTGCGAGGCTCAAGTTGCGATACCGGTTGAGTTGAATGACGACGTGAGTTCTGGTCAAACCATAAGAACGGTCAACTATGCTGAGCTGTTGACGAACGGGTTTAGCCTGACATGGAATGGACGAGATATAGATCAGTGTACCGAGTGTGAGAGAAGCGGTGGCCGATGTGGGTTTGAGAACGGGAATAGTGCTTGTTACTGTCCCAATGGAACCACTTCTTCGAGCTGTGGTACTCATTCTACTGACACTGGTGCTGCTAATAATAGTACTG GAAAACCAGGAACAAACAGCTCGGCCATCAAAACACCAATGg AAAAACCAGGAAACAGCTCGGTCGTTAAAGCATTATTAATTGGTAAAATAATTATCATGTTCATTGTTTATTGTGTTTGA
- the LOC133821922 gene encoding LEAF RUST 10 DISEASE-RESISTANCE LOCUS RECEPTOR-LIKE PROTEIN KINASE-like 1.2 isoform X2 yields the protein MNKKSFFHLWITTLFCNSLTESVASVTGGSKYEACRPTNCGSVPKISYPFIVEGAGADYCGLQSFRISCKQNRPFFSINKGFSFLIKDISYEHHSFRLLAIDNDAVDASCVEPKVTFDIDRNLTYSSSHAFVVIFYRCRTTSFLPDLEKIPFVSPCVDNSSISNSTATRNSLVALVQKDDMLGTIGEESNKHCEAQVAIPVELNDDVSSGQTIRTVNYAELLTNGFSLTWNGRDIDQCTECERSGGRCGFENGNSACYCPNGTTSSSCGTHSTDTGAANNSTDFADL from the exons atgAACAAGAAATCATTCTTCCACCTTTGGATCACTACCCTCTTCTGCAATTCACTAACAGAGTCAGTTGCATCGGTCACAGGCGGCTCAAAATATGAAGCTTGCAGGCCAACAAACTGCGGTAGCGTTCCCAAAATAAGCTACCCCTTCATCGTCGAAGGTGCAGGAGCAGACTACTGTGGCCTCCAAAGCTTCAGAATCTCTTGTAAACAAAATAGACCATTTTTTTCGATCAACAAAGGGTTTTCTTTCCTCATAAAAGACATCAGCTACGAACACCACTCCTTTCGACTACTAGCGATCGACAACGACGCCGTTGACGCTTCTTGCGTTGAACCGAAAGTAACATTTGATATTGATCGAAATTTAACATATAGTTCAAGCCACGCCTTCGTTGTGATATTTTACAGATGCAGAACAACTTCATTTCTTCCTGATTTGGAGAAAATACCTTTCGTAAGTCCTTGTGTTGATAATTCATCAATATCGAATTCCACTGCTACTCGTAACTCCCTTGTGGCTTTGGTACAAAAGGACGATATGTTGGGAACAATTGGTGAAGAGTCGAACAAGCACTGCGAGGCTCAAGTTGCGATACCGGTTGAGTTGAATGACGACGTGAGTTCTGGTCAAACCATAAGAACGGTCAACTATGCTGAGCTGTTGACGAACGGGTTTAGCCTGACATGGAATGGACGAGATATAGATCAGTGTACCGAGTGTGAGAGAAGCGGTGGCCGATGTGGGTTTGAGAACGGGAATAGTGCTTGTTACTGTCCCAATGGAACCACTTCTTCGAGCTGTGGTACTCATTCTACTGACACTGGTGCTGCTAATAATAGTACTG ACTTTGCAGACTTATAA
- the LOC133821755 gene encoding PR5-like receptor kinase gives MYILCSFVVAATLIAGIGLGILIVIFVLCCLRKKSSTNSYILNWNKKKNVSKTHQNVEAFLSNYGPIQVRRYSYLDVKKIINNNSFTEKLGRGGFGEVYKGKLDNGCDVAVKILNESRYDDDNHDDGEYFINEVATISKTSHVNIVTLLGFCFEDSKRALIYEFMPNGSLEKFIFNKSPIEKSSQLGWDMLYQISLGIARGLEYLHRGCNTRILHFDIKPHNILLDQNFVPKITDFGLAKICTKTESLVSSIMGPRGTAGYIAPEIFSKSFGGVSHKSDVYSYGMMVLDMIGGRHNVVTPKSDNNNSDIYFPHWIYTRLELNEEVGLEQIVDEEDRMKVKKMITVSLWCVQIAPADRPSMSEVIEMLEVMSFNSLPIPPKPFLSSPSRPQISSSA, from the exons atgtatatt CTGTGTTCTTTTGTGGTTGCAGCTACCTTAATAGCTGGAATTGGACTTGGAAttttaattgtaatatttgtacTGTGTTGCTTGAGAAAGAAGTCATCGACCAATTCATATATTCTCAATTGGAATAAGAAGAAGAATGTGagcaaaactcatcaaaacgtgGAGGCTTTCCTAAGTAACTATGGACCAATTCAAGTTAGAAGATATAGCTATTTGGATGTGAAGAAAATAATCAACAACAACTCCTTCACAGAAAAACTAGGTCGAGGAGGATTTGGTGAGGTATACAAAGGAAAGTTAGACAATGGCTGTGATGTGGCAGTGAAGATTTTGAATGAATCTAGATATGACGATGATAATCATGATGATGGAGAATATTTCATCAATGAGGTAGCTACCATTAGCAAAACTTCTCATGTCAACATTGTTACATTATTGGGTTTCTGTTTCGAAGACTCAAAGAGAGCTCTAATCTACGAGTTCATGCCTAACGGATCTCTTGAGAAGTTCATATTCAATAAAAGTCCAATTGAAAAGAGCAGCCAATTGGGATGGGACATGCTTTATCAAATCTCACTTGGGATTGCTCGAGGGTTGGAATACTTACATCGTGGCTGCAACACAAGAATTTTGCATTTTGATATCAAGCCTCATAATATTCTTCTCGACCAAAATTTTGTGCCCAAAATCACAGACTTTGGCCTGGCCAAAATTTGTACCAAAACAGAGAGTCTCGTTAGCTCTATAATGGGTCCAAGAGGCACAGCTGGGTATATTGCTCCTGAAATTTTCAGCAAAAGCTTCGGTGGAGTCTCGCACAAGTCCGATGTCTATAGCTATGGAATGATGGTTTTGGATATGATTGGTGGGAGACATAATGTTGTGACCCCCAAAAGTGATAATAATAACAGTGATATTTACTTTCCTCATTGGATTTATACGCGTCTTGAGTTGAATGAAGAAGTGGGATTGGAACAAATAGTTGATGAAGAAGATAgaatgaaagtgaagaagatgatAACTGTGAGTTTGTGGTGCGTACAGATCGCCCCTGCTGATAGGCCTTCCATGAGTGAAGTCATAGAAATGTTGGAAGTGATGAGCTTCAACTCTTTGCCAATACCACCTAAGCCTTTCTTGTCCTCTCCTTCGAGACCTCAAATTTCTAGTAGTGCCTGA
- the LOC133821923 gene encoding probable leucine-rich repeat receptor-like protein kinase At1g68400, whose amino-acid sequence MAERTLYFLFLVFSFLVLNGFFTRASSSSDLEALMAFKAKSDVSNRLSDWNSSSDPCSFSGVSCIDHRVSRLVLENLDLRGSFEPLTALTELRVMSLKRNRLSGHIPDLSSFTTLKLLFLSHNDFSGEFPASATSLARLYRLDLSYNNLSGEVPATVNRLTHLLTLRLEENRFSGSIPGLVLPNLQDFNITGNSFSGEIPKSFSSFPKSAFSQNPKLCGSPMESCKVLSNPTKPGSGGATASPVMPSGNPTVVSSSPSSLPVINSTPSHSENTHHNKTAKITPLALIAIILGDILVLIVISIFLYCYFWRNYSAKMREGKSSKLLDSEKIVYSSSPYPAQPGFERGQMVFFEGVRRFELEDLLRASAEMLGKGGFGTAYKAVLDDGNVVAVKRLKDAQIGGKREFEQHMEVLGRLRHPNVVSLRAYYFASEEKLLVYDYMPNGSLFWLLHGNRGPGRTPLDWTTRLKIAAGAARGLAFIHSSCKSLRLIHGNIKSTNILIDKTGNAQVSDFGLSLFGAPSSGSNAPRSNGYRAPESNDGRKLTQKSDVFSFGVLLLELLTGKCPSVVESGGPGCGYGGVVDLPRWVQSVVREEWTAEVFDLELMRYKDIEEEMVGLLQVAMTCTTAAPDQRPRMSQVIKMIDEIRGAEVSPSHDAVDSVSESPSVSEGTCGASQ is encoded by the exons ATGGCGGAGAGAAcactttattttttgtttttagttttttcttTCTTAGTTCTGAATGGTTTCTTCACCCGAGCTTCTTCTAGCTCAGATTTGGAAGCTTTAATGGCGTTCAAAGCTAAGTCGGACGTGTCCAACAGGCTTTCCGATTGGAACTCTAGCTCGGACCCGTGCAGCTTTTCCGGCGTCTCGTGCATCGACCACCGGGTTTCTAGGCTCGTTCTAGAGAACCTCGATCTTCGGGGTTCTTTCGAGCCACTCACCGCATTAACTGAGCTTCGAGTTATGAGTCTCAAGCGGAACCGTCTCTCGGGTCACATTCCGGATCTCTCCAGCTTCACAACTCTAAAACTCCTTTTTCTGTCGCATAACGACTTCTCCGGCGAGTTTCCGGCGTCTGCAACTTCTCTTGCCCGGCTCTACCGTCTCGATCTGTCGTACAACAACTTGTCCGGTGAGGTTCCTGCTACTGTTAACCGTTTGACTCACCTGTTGACACTTCGTCTAGAGGAGAATCGGTTTTCCGGGTCCATCCCCGGCCTAGTCCTTCCTAATCTCCAAGACTTCAACATCACCGGGAACAGTTTCTCTGGTGAGATACCTAAATCTTTCTCAAGTTTCCCAAAATCCGCTTTTTCCCAAAATCCAAAACTATGTGGATCTCCAATGGAAAGCTGCAAGGTCCTAAGCAATCCGACTAAACCAGGATCGGGCGGAGCCACTGCGTCGCCAGTTATGCCGTCCGGTAATCCAACAGTGGTATCATCTTCTCCAAGTTCGCTCCCGGTGATTAACTCAACGCCCAGCCATTCGGAAAACACTCACCACAACAAAACAGCTAAGATAACCCCACTAGCTCTTATTGCCATAATACTCGGCGATATTTTGGTCCTCATCGTAATCTCTATATTCCTCTACTGCTACTTCTGGCGGAACTACTCGGCCAAGATGCGAGAAGGAAAAAGCTCGAAACTACTTGACAGCGAGAAGATTGTTTACTCGTCGAGTCCGTACCCTGCCCAACCCGGGTTCGAGAGGGGTCAAATGGTTTTCTTCGAAGGGGTTAGGCGTTTTGAGCTCGAAGATTTGCTGAGAGCCTCGGCGGAGATGTTGGGAAAAGGCGGGTTTGGGACGGCGTACAAGGCTGTCCTCGACGACGGCAATGTTGTGGCTGTGAAGAGGCTTAAGGACGCTCAGATTGGTGGGAAGAGAGAGTTTGAGCAGCACATGGAGGTTCTTGGGCGGCTCAGGCATCCCAATGTGGTTAGCTTGAGGGCTTATTATTTCGCGAGTGAAGAGAAGTTGTTGGTCTATGATTACATGCCTAATGGGAGCTTGTTTTGGTTACTACACG GTAACCGAGGCCCTGGAAGAACTCCATTGGACTGGACTACAAGGTTGAAAATCGCCGCTGGAGCAGCACGAGGTCTTGCTTTCATTCACAGCTCCTGCAAGTCCCTCAGGCTCATTCATGGCAATATCAAGTCAACCAATATCCTAATCGACAAAACGGGCAATGCCCAGGTCTCCGATTTCGGATTATCCCTATTCGGTGCCCCATCTTCGGGTTCAAACGCTCCACGATCCAATGGCTACCGCGCGCCGGAGTCAAACGACGGTCGGAAGCTAACGCAGAAATCCGACGTGTTCTCCTTTGGGGTCCTCCTCTTGGAGCTGCTGACTGGCAAGTGTCCTTCCGTGGTCGAAAGCGGTGGGCCCGGGTGCGGGTACGGTGGGGTCGTGGACCTTCCGAGATGGGTCCAGTCCGTCGTGAGAGAGGAGTGGACGGCGGAGGTTTTTGATTTGGAGCTCATGAGGTACAAGGATATCGAGGAAGAGATGGTTGGGTTGCTTCAGGTTGCCATGACGTGTACAACGGCTGCTCCTGATCAACGGCCCAGGATGAGCCAGGTCATCAAGATGATCGATGAGATCCGCGGGGCTGAGGTGTCACCGAGTCATGACGCCGTGGACTCGGTCTCCGAGTCACCTTCGGTATCGGAGGGCACGTGTGGAGCGAGTCAGTGA